The following proteins are encoded in a genomic region of Burkholderia stabilis:
- a CDS encoding DMT family transporter produces the protein MNTLSQASSRGARQPLVAAGAVAFTIVSWASAFPFIRIGLHGLTPLQLAAARFATAAVLVIAWLAWRRPPRPTKRDALRFLLCGFLGIALYNALLNTGEQTVTAGAASFIVNTLPIFTALLATVFLRERFNRWGWLGSLVSLAGIAVIAHGQPGGLVLGSGSTLILGAALCSASYFVLQRRLIPVYGALACTAYTLLAGALLLTPWLPGALASLGGASRDTVPAVLILGVFPAALGYAAWTFALGYFGAARAANFLYLTPAVATALSMALTGERPGIETVCGGLLAIAGVIFVALRGRS, from the coding sequence ATGAACACTCTTTCCCAAGCTTCGTCGCGCGGCGCGCGACAGCCGCTGGTCGCGGCAGGCGCGGTAGCGTTCACGATCGTGTCGTGGGCTTCCGCATTTCCGTTCATCCGTATCGGTCTGCATGGCCTGACGCCGCTGCAGCTCGCGGCCGCGCGCTTCGCCACCGCGGCCGTGCTCGTGATCGCGTGGCTCGCGTGGCGACGGCCGCCGAGACCGACGAAACGCGACGCGTTGCGCTTCCTGCTGTGCGGTTTTCTCGGCATCGCACTCTACAACGCGCTGCTCAATACCGGCGAGCAAACCGTGACTGCCGGCGCGGCGAGTTTCATCGTGAACACGCTGCCGATCTTCACCGCGCTGCTGGCCACCGTGTTTCTCCGCGAACGGTTCAATCGCTGGGGATGGCTCGGCTCGCTGGTCAGCCTGGCCGGCATCGCGGTGATCGCGCACGGGCAGCCGGGCGGCCTCGTCCTCGGCTCGGGGAGCACGCTGATTCTCGGCGCGGCGCTGTGCTCGGCCAGCTATTTCGTGTTGCAGCGGCGGCTGATTCCCGTGTACGGCGCGCTCGCCTGTACCGCATACACGCTGCTGGCCGGCGCGCTGCTGCTCACGCCGTGGCTGCCCGGCGCGCTCGCCTCGCTCGGCGGCGCGTCGCGCGACACGGTGCCGGCGGTCTTGATACTCGGCGTGTTTCCCGCCGCGCTCGGTTACGCGGCCTGGACCTTCGCGCTCGGTTACTTCGGCGCGGCGCGCGCCGCGAACTTCCTCTATCTGACGCCGGCGGTCGCGACGGCGTTGTCGATGGCGCTGACGGGCGAGCGGCCCGGCATCGAGACGGTGTGCGGCGGCCTGCTGGCAATCGCAGGCGTGATCTTCGTCGCATTGCGCGGACGTTCCTAG
- a CDS encoding LysR substrate-binding domain-containing protein: MNYRRLTPSMSLLLVFEAAARHESYTRAAEELSLSQSAISRQVQTLEDQLGVPLFRREGRSVKLTEVGRRYFAELSGALGRIRGATLQAMSHQAGAGTLRLATLPTFGSKWLLPHLHDFYAAHPGVTVHLHSRIGAIDFLNDDLDAAITVGAGDWPGLHAHRLYNEFLIAIASPEAGSRKAAARTPAWAAKQTLLGVTSNQQAWAEWFSHYRLDHRQMRIGPSFELTSHLIQAVRAGMGIGLVPKVLVEDELSRNELVSIGDAITSQRSYYLVYPPGNETLPSLVAFREWLLKSC; encoded by the coding sequence ATGAATTACCGTCGCCTCACCCCGTCCATGTCGCTGCTGCTCGTATTCGAGGCCGCCGCGCGGCACGAAAGCTACACGCGCGCCGCCGAGGAACTGTCGCTGAGCCAGAGCGCGATCAGCCGGCAGGTCCAGACGCTCGAAGATCAGCTCGGCGTGCCGCTGTTTCGCCGCGAAGGGCGCTCGGTGAAGCTGACGGAAGTCGGTCGCCGCTACTTCGCCGAGCTGAGCGGCGCGCTCGGGCGCATCCGCGGCGCGACCTTGCAGGCAATGTCCCACCAGGCCGGTGCCGGCACGCTGCGGCTTGCGACATTGCCGACGTTCGGCTCGAAATGGCTGCTGCCGCACCTGCACGACTTCTACGCCGCGCACCCGGGCGTGACCGTGCACCTTCATTCGCGGATCGGCGCCATCGATTTCCTCAACGACGACCTCGACGCGGCGATTACCGTCGGCGCGGGCGACTGGCCCGGCCTGCACGCGCACCGGCTGTACAACGAGTTCCTGATCGCGATCGCGAGCCCCGAGGCGGGCAGCCGCAAGGCCGCCGCGCGCACGCCGGCGTGGGCCGCGAAGCAGACGCTGCTCGGCGTGACGAGCAACCAGCAGGCGTGGGCGGAATGGTTCTCGCACTATCGGCTCGACCATCGCCAGATGCGCATCGGCCCGAGCTTCGAGCTGACGTCGCACCTGATCCAGGCCGTCCGGGCCGGGATGGGGATCGGGCTGGTGCCGAAGGTGCTGGTGGAAGACGAACTGAGCCGCAACGAGCTCGTGTCGATCGGCGACGCGATTACCAGCCAGCGCAGCTACTACCTCGTCTACCCGCCGGGGAACGAGACGCTGCCGTCGCTCGTCGCATTCCGGGAATGGCTGCTGAAATCGTGCTGA
- a CDS encoding APC family permease, whose product MSHPATPAQALPVPDGAAQAGGLRRNYLSLPELIAQSIGLVGVSGGIGVLIPAVFATAGNGTWLAYLFAIVALLFSSWSISVFARDAASPGALYAYVSAGIGPIWGAICGWSLLIAYAVAAAGILQGTINTFLVLGRETGLLGGATPVGTVLGLTIVTAFAAWYIAFRDIRLSTRFTLFVELATLLLIAIVVIATIAFGGHPVDRAQLTLEGVKPTQLQLGMVLAFFSFTGFESATVLGAEARDPFRAIPRAVLISVVGPAILFVIGAYGMVSAFHGQTPPLDRVDGPLAVLAHRLGAGWVGVLIDAGVALSFFAAFFSSINAAARIVYTFGRQGVLHASTGRAHERNATPHVAVALIAALALVTALVFTARGTALLDSYGYLSSIATYGWLLAYVLVAIGAPLYLRRQRKLRTRHVAISVVAVVLLAIPLIGSVYPVPDGVYAWLPYVFVALLAIGLGWFVLLRIRFPERLRELEAELQTK is encoded by the coding sequence ATGAGTCATCCAGCAACCCCCGCACAGGCGCTGCCTGTGCCGGACGGCGCAGCGCAGGCAGGCGGCCTGCGGCGCAACTACCTGAGCCTGCCCGAGCTGATCGCGCAGTCGATCGGCCTCGTCGGCGTGTCGGGCGGGATCGGCGTGCTGATCCCCGCCGTATTCGCGACGGCCGGCAACGGCACGTGGCTCGCGTACCTGTTCGCGATCGTCGCGCTGCTGTTCTCGTCGTGGAGCATTTCGGTGTTCGCGCGGGATGCGGCATCGCCGGGCGCGCTGTACGCGTACGTGTCGGCCGGCATCGGGCCGATCTGGGGCGCCATCTGCGGCTGGTCGCTGCTGATCGCTTATGCGGTGGCCGCGGCCGGCATCCTGCAGGGAACGATCAACACGTTTCTCGTGCTCGGCCGCGAAACGGGGCTGCTCGGCGGCGCGACGCCGGTCGGCACGGTGCTCGGCCTCACGATCGTGACCGCGTTCGCCGCGTGGTATATCGCGTTTCGCGACATCCGGCTGTCCACGCGCTTCACGCTGTTCGTCGAGCTTGCGACGCTGCTGCTGATCGCCATCGTCGTGATCGCGACGATCGCGTTCGGCGGGCATCCGGTCGATCGCGCGCAACTGACGCTCGAAGGCGTGAAGCCGACGCAGCTTCAGCTCGGCATGGTGCTCGCGTTCTTCAGCTTCACGGGGTTCGAGAGCGCGACCGTGCTCGGGGCCGAGGCGCGCGACCCGTTCCGCGCGATTCCGCGCGCGGTGCTGATCAGCGTCGTCGGGCCCGCGATCCTGTTCGTGATCGGCGCGTACGGGATGGTGAGCGCGTTCCACGGGCAGACGCCGCCGCTCGATCGGGTCGACGGCCCGCTCGCGGTGCTCGCGCATCGGCTGGGGGCCGGGTGGGTCGGCGTGCTGATCGACGCGGGCGTGGCGTTGAGTTTCTTCGCGGCGTTCTTCTCGTCGATCAATGCGGCGGCGCGCATCGTCTATACGTTCGGGCGGCAGGGCGTGCTGCATGCGTCGACCGGGCGCGCACACGAGCGGAACGCGACGCCGCACGTCGCGGTTGCGCTGATCGCGGCGCTGGCGCTGGTTACCGCGCTGGTGTTCACCGCGCGCGGCACGGCGCTGCTCGACTCGTACGGCTATCTCAGCTCGATCGCGACGTATGGCTGGCTGCTCGCCTACGTGCTGGTGGCGATCGGTGCGCCGCTTTACCTGCGCCGGCAGCGCAAGCTCCGGACGCGGCACGTGGCGATCAGTGTCGTCGCGGTCGTGCTGCTCGCGATTCCGCTCATCGGCAGCGTGTATCCGGTGCCGGACGGCGTCTATGCGTGGCTGCCTTATGTGTTCGTCGCGCTGCTGGCGATCGGGCTCGGGTGGTTCGTGTTGCTGCGCATCCGGTTTCCGGAGCGCTTGCGCGAGCTGGAGGCCGAGCTGCAGACGAAGTGA
- a CDS encoding branched-chain amino acid ABC transporter substrate-binding protein, protein MERSTVGMRSKPLITAVLAAAAFAAASAAMADQVVKIGSVEPTTGGISHLGKDNENGARLAVEEINAKGLTIGGKKITLQLDAQDDAADPRQATQVAQKLVDDKVVAVIGHLNSGTSIPASKIYSDAGIVQISPSATNPTYTQQGFKTTYRVVATDAQQGPALASYAQAKGVKSVAVVDDSTAYGQGLANEFEKKAKALGLKVLSHDATNDKAVDFRAILTKIKGENPDAIMYGGMDATGGPLAKQAKQLGLRAKILSGDGVCTDSLADLAGPAADNVLCSQAGAALEKMPGGADFLAKYQKRFGQGIKFDAPFAYDAVYIAVDAMKRANSIDPAKILAAMPATKYDGVIGTTTFDAKGDLTHGIISIYGYKSGKKTFLDQVKM, encoded by the coding sequence ATGGAACGAAGCACTGTCGGCATGCGCAGCAAACCCCTGATCACCGCCGTACTGGCCGCCGCCGCGTTTGCGGCCGCCTCGGCCGCGATGGCCGACCAGGTCGTGAAGATCGGCAGCGTCGAGCCGACCACGGGCGGGATCTCGCACCTCGGCAAGGACAATGAAAACGGCGCGCGCCTCGCGGTCGAGGAAATCAATGCGAAGGGCCTCACGATCGGCGGCAAGAAGATCACGCTGCAGCTCGACGCGCAGGATGACGCGGCCGACCCGCGCCAGGCCACGCAGGTCGCGCAGAAGCTCGTCGACGACAAGGTCGTCGCGGTCATCGGCCACCTGAACTCGGGCACGTCGATCCCGGCATCGAAGATCTACAGCGACGCCGGCATCGTGCAGATTTCGCCGTCGGCCACGAACCCGACCTACACGCAGCAAGGCTTCAAGACCACCTACCGCGTCGTGGCGACCGACGCGCAGCAAGGCCCGGCGCTCGCGAGCTATGCGCAGGCGAAGGGCGTGAAGAGCGTGGCGGTGGTCGACGATTCGACCGCGTACGGCCAGGGCCTCGCGAACGAGTTCGAGAAGAAGGCGAAGGCGCTCGGCCTGAAGGTGCTGTCGCACGACGCGACCAACGACAAGGCGGTCGACTTCCGCGCGATTCTGACGAAGATCAAGGGCGAGAACCCCGACGCGATCATGTACGGCGGCATGGACGCGACCGGCGGGCCGCTCGCGAAGCAGGCGAAGCAGCTCGGCCTGCGCGCGAAGATCCTGTCCGGCGACGGCGTGTGCACCGACTCGTTGGCCGACCTGGCCGGCCCGGCGGCCGACAACGTGCTGTGCTCGCAAGCCGGTGCGGCGCTCGAGAAGATGCCGGGTGGCGCCGACTTCCTCGCCAAGTACCAGAAGCGCTTCGGCCAGGGCATCAAGTTCGACGCGCCGTTCGCGTATGACGCGGTCTACATCGCGGTCGACGCGATGAAGCGCGCGAACTCGATCGACCCGGCGAAGATCCTCGCGGCAATGCCGGCGACGAAGTACGACGGCGTGATCGGCACGACGACGTTCGACGCGAAGGGCGACCTGACGCACGGGATCATCTCGATCTACGGCTACAAGAGCGGCAAGAAGACCTTCCTCGACCAGGTGAAGATGTAA
- a CDS encoding FAD-binding and (Fe-S)-binding domain-containing protein, protein MSIAPLPRPASPPASPYRDFLAALQAAGFAGEIRADHANRTVQSTDNSIYQRLPQAVICPAHADDVQLLARLLAEPAHRDVKVAARGGGTGTNGQSLTDGVVVDLSRNMNRILEIDVERRWVRVQAGVVKDQLNAALKPHGLFFAPELSTSNRATVGGMINTDASGQGSCTYGKTRDHVLELDFVLMGGEQLHSDALADDELERRCARQDRIGKVYRTARRISDDKAALIEAKFPKLNRCLTGYDLAHLREPDGRFNLNSVLCGAEGSLGFVVEAKLNVLPIPKVSVLVNVRYAGFMDALRDARALIAHRPLSIETVDSKVLMLAMKDFVWSSVAEYFPQDDQRPTLGINLIEFSGDDAQDVDARVRAFVDHLRTDTSVERLGHTIAAGDDAVKRVYAMRKRAVGLLGNVQGEARPQPFVEDTAVPPENLAAYIAEFRALLDGHGLQYGMFGHVDAGVLHVRPALDMKDPRQAALVRPVSDAVAELTQRHGGLLWGEHGKGVRSEYAPVFFGELYPSLQQLKAAFDPHNQFNPGKIATPPDHTMRLLKIDEVPTRGEHDRQIDERVWQSYGTAMHCNGNGACYNFDPDDAMCPSWKATRERVHSPKGRASLMREWLRLQGQAGVDVVAAARERQPFLRGFAARWRNSRAARSGEADFSHEVYDAMAGCLACKSCAGQCPVKVNVPEFRSRFLELYHQRYMRPLRDYLIGSLEFTMPWMARVPALYNGLMGAGWVRTLLARHVGMVDSPLLSRFDLAAVMREWRVRPAEPHALAALSDAQRARSVVIVQDTFTRYFDTAQLATLIELAARLGFQVWLAPLAPNGKALHVQGFLHAFGKAAIRNAAQLAALARSGVTLVGLDPAMTLTYRQEYLKVAGLDDVPQVALPQEWLLQALPEAGAGGVSRAYRLLPHCTEKTNAPDSGKQWAQVFARCGLRLQVQATGCCGMSGTYGHEARNLATSKTIYAQSWAAHVAAPEEDGEALATGYSCRSQVKRLSARQLRHPLQALLDHVRAAG, encoded by the coding sequence ATGTCGATCGCCCCGTTGCCCCGTCCCGCCAGCCCGCCCGCGAGCCCGTACCGTGATTTTCTGGCCGCCCTGCAGGCCGCCGGCTTCGCCGGGGAAATCCGCGCGGACCATGCGAACCGGACGGTCCAGTCCACCGACAACTCGATCTACCAGCGCCTGCCGCAGGCGGTGATCTGTCCCGCGCATGCCGACGACGTGCAACTGCTGGCGAGGCTGCTCGCCGAACCCGCGCATCGCGACGTCAAGGTGGCCGCGCGCGGCGGCGGCACGGGCACCAACGGTCAGTCGCTGACCGACGGCGTGGTCGTCGACCTGTCGCGCAACATGAACCGGATCCTCGAAATCGACGTCGAGCGGCGCTGGGTGCGCGTGCAGGCGGGCGTCGTCAAGGATCAGCTCAACGCGGCGTTGAAGCCGCACGGGCTGTTTTTCGCACCGGAGCTGTCGACGTCGAACCGCGCGACCGTCGGCGGGATGATCAACACCGACGCGAGCGGGCAGGGCAGCTGCACGTACGGCAAGACGCGCGACCACGTGCTCGAGCTGGATTTCGTGCTGATGGGCGGCGAGCAACTGCACAGCGACGCGCTGGCGGATGACGAACTCGAGCGCCGCTGCGCGCGGCAGGACCGCATCGGCAAGGTCTACCGCACCGCGCGTCGCATCAGCGACGACAAAGCCGCGCTGATCGAAGCGAAGTTTCCGAAGCTCAACCGCTGCCTGACCGGCTACGACCTCGCGCACCTGCGCGAACCCGACGGCCGCTTCAACCTGAACAGCGTGCTGTGCGGCGCCGAAGGCTCGCTCGGTTTCGTCGTCGAGGCGAAGCTCAACGTGCTGCCGATCCCGAAGGTTTCGGTGCTGGTCAACGTGCGTTATGCGGGCTTCATGGACGCGCTGCGCGACGCGCGCGCGCTGATCGCGCACCGGCCGCTGTCGATCGAGACGGTCGACTCGAAAGTGCTGATGCTCGCGATGAAGGACTTCGTGTGGAGCAGCGTGGCCGAGTATTTTCCGCAGGACGACCAGCGGCCGACGCTCGGCATCAACCTGATCGAATTCAGCGGCGACGACGCGCAAGACGTCGACGCGCGCGTGCGCGCGTTCGTCGATCATCTGCGCACCGACACGAGCGTGGAACGCCTCGGCCATACGATCGCGGCCGGCGACGACGCGGTGAAGCGCGTGTACGCGATGCGCAAGCGCGCGGTCGGCCTGCTCGGCAACGTGCAGGGCGAGGCGCGCCCGCAGCCGTTCGTCGAGGACACCGCGGTGCCGCCCGAGAACCTCGCCGCGTACATCGCGGAATTCCGCGCACTGCTCGACGGCCACGGGCTGCAGTACGGGATGTTCGGCCACGTCGATGCGGGCGTCCTGCACGTGCGCCCGGCGCTCGACATGAAGGACCCGCGGCAGGCGGCGCTGGTGCGGCCGGTGTCCGATGCGGTGGCCGAGCTGACGCAGCGCCACGGCGGCCTGCTGTGGGGCGAGCACGGCAAGGGCGTGCGCTCCGAATATGCGCCGGTCTTCTTCGGCGAGCTGTATCCGTCGCTGCAGCAACTGAAGGCCGCGTTCGATCCGCACAACCAGTTCAACCCGGGCAAGATCGCGACGCCGCCGGACCACACGATGCGGCTGCTGAAGATCGACGAAGTGCCTACGCGCGGCGAGCACGACCGGCAGATCGACGAGCGCGTGTGGCAGAGCTACGGCACCGCGATGCATTGCAACGGCAACGGCGCGTGCTACAACTTCGATCCGGACGACGCGATGTGCCCGTCGTGGAAGGCGACGCGCGAGCGCGTGCATTCGCCGAAGGGGCGCGCGTCGCTGATGCGCGAATGGTTGCGCCTGCAAGGACAGGCCGGCGTCGACGTCGTCGCGGCCGCGCGTGAGCGGCAGCCGTTCCTGCGCGGTTTCGCCGCCCGCTGGCGCAACAGTCGCGCCGCGCGCAGCGGCGAAGCCGATTTCTCGCACGAGGTGTACGACGCGATGGCCGGGTGTCTCGCATGCAAGTCGTGCGCGGGGCAGTGCCCGGTCAAGGTCAACGTGCCCGAGTTCCGTTCACGCTTTCTCGAGCTGTATCACCAGCGCTACATGCGGCCGCTGCGCGACTACCTGATCGGCTCGCTCGAATTCACGATGCCGTGGATGGCGCGGGTGCCCGCGCTGTACAACGGGCTCATGGGCGCGGGCTGGGTGCGCACGCTGCTGGCGCGCCACGTCGGCATGGTCGACAGCCCGCTCCTGAGCCGCTTCGATCTCGCGGCCGTGATGCGCGAATGGCGCGTGCGGCCGGCCGAACCGCATGCGCTCGCGGCGCTGAGCGACGCGCAGCGCGCGCGCAGCGTCGTCATCGTGCAGGACACGTTCACGCGCTATTTCGATACCGCGCAACTGGCGACGCTGATCGAGCTGGCCGCGCGCCTCGGTTTCCAGGTGTGGCTCGCGCCGCTCGCGCCGAACGGCAAGGCGCTGCACGTGCAGGGTTTTCTCCACGCGTTCGGGAAGGCGGCGATCCGCAATGCCGCGCAGCTTGCCGCGCTCGCGCGTTCAGGCGTTACGCTGGTCGGCCTCGATCCGGCGATGACGCTCACGTATCGGCAGGAATACCTGAAGGTGGCGGGGCTGGACGACGTGCCGCAGGTCGCGCTGCCGCAGGAATGGCTGCTGCAGGCGCTGCCGGAGGCCGGCGCAGGCGGCGTGTCGCGCGCGTACCGGCTGCTGCCGCACTGTACCGAAAAGACCAATGCGCCGGACAGCGGCAAGCAGTGGGCGCAGGTGTTCGCGCGCTGCGGGCTGCGCTTGCAGGTTCAGGCAACCGGGTGCTGCGGGATGTCCGGCACGTACGGGCACGAGGCGCGCAATCTGGCGACGTCGAAGACGATCTATGCGCAATCGTGGGCGGCGCATGTCGCGGCGCCGGAGGAAGACGGCGAAGCGCTGGCGACCGGGTATTCGTGCCGCAGCCAGGTGAAGCGCCTGTCCGCGCGGCAGTTGCGCCATCCGTTGCAGGCGCTGCTCGATCACGTGCGTGCGGCGGGGTGA
- a CDS encoding sodium:proline symporter, whose product MPLRCTSRSPRGRQLKQSSLVPVLWAAFGAAVVSTVVELLLWSIAGDDTIGNLFRDARLTAAIVMGRRVLGSSAGFDPLVMGVATLVHGALSLAYAAALAKLIGNLSRGVALLAGGAFGLILYGVNLYAFTAIFPWFVPVRGAITLVAHLVFGITAAATFHLVRRQARP is encoded by the coding sequence ATGCCGCTTCGATGCACCAGCCGGTCGCCACGGGGGCGGCAATTGAAACAGTCCAGTCTGGTTCCGGTTCTCTGGGCGGCGTTTGGCGCGGCTGTCGTGTCGACCGTCGTCGAGCTGCTGCTCTGGTCGATCGCCGGCGACGACACCATCGGGAACCTGTTTCGCGACGCGCGGCTGACCGCCGCCATCGTGATGGGGCGCCGCGTGCTCGGTTCGTCCGCCGGCTTCGATCCGCTGGTCATGGGTGTCGCGACACTCGTGCATGGTGCTTTGTCGCTGGCCTATGCGGCCGCGCTGGCGAAGCTGATCGGCAACCTGTCGCGCGGTGTCGCGCTGCTCGCGGGCGGCGCGTTCGGGCTCATCCTGTACGGCGTCAACCTGTACGCCTTCACCGCGATCTTCCCGTGGTTCGTTCCGGTTCGCGGCGCGATCACGCTGGTCGCTCACCTGGTTTTCGGGATCACGGCCGCGGCCACCTTCCACCTCGTGAGACGGCAAGCGCGGCCATGA
- a CDS encoding LysE family translocator: MHTSGSLYGFLVIGGMLAVTPGPNMVYVMSRSIAQGRTAGLISLAGVMIGYLFYMFGAAFGITTLFMSVPYAGSVLGAVGAAYLLYLAWQAVRPGGRSPLEVQALPNEQPLRLLAMGATTSVLNPKLAMLFVSLLPQFIDYQNGSVFGQSLFLGSLLIAAFACANGTVAICSSSIAKFLHGRPTLLLAQRWAMGIVLGSLGVQMVVEASKMASVA; encoded by the coding sequence ATGCATACGTCCGGATCGCTCTACGGATTTCTCGTCATCGGCGGCATGCTCGCGGTGACGCCAGGGCCGAACATGGTCTACGTGATGTCGCGCTCGATCGCGCAGGGGCGCACGGCCGGGCTCATTTCGCTGGCCGGCGTGATGATCGGCTACCTGTTCTACATGTTCGGCGCGGCGTTCGGCATCACGACGCTGTTCATGAGCGTGCCCTACGCGGGCAGCGTGCTGGGCGCGGTCGGCGCGGCCTACCTGCTGTACCTGGCGTGGCAGGCGGTCAGGCCCGGCGGGCGCTCGCCGCTCGAGGTGCAGGCGCTGCCGAACGAACAGCCGCTGCGGCTGCTTGCGATGGGTGCGACGACGAGCGTGCTGAACCCGAAGCTCGCGATGCTGTTCGTGTCGCTGCTGCCGCAGTTCATCGATTACCAGAACGGCAGCGTGTTCGGCCAGTCGCTGTTTCTCGGCTCGCTGCTGATCGCCGCGTTCGCTTGCGCCAACGGCACGGTGGCGATCTGTTCGAGCAGCATCGCGAAATTCCTGCACGGGCGGCCCACGCTGCTGCTCGCGCAACGCTGGGCGATGGGCATCGTGCTCGGCAGCCTCGGCGTGCAGATGGTGGTGGAGGCATCGAAGATGGCGAGCGTCGCGTGA
- a CDS encoding LysR substrate-binding domain-containing protein, whose protein sequence is MKKLDLDVLAMVVAVAESGSFAQGAQAVHRSPSAVSMQIKTLEDALGKPLFIRDTRNVTATDDGRMLAEYGRRMLAMRDEAWASVVRPEIRGRVTIGVPDDYISSLLPQVLGKFAATHPRVEVRVIGQPSSALVPMLKDNTVDLACLTRIKGVTGELIRMEPIVWTGSPKRNVWEERPLPVAFFTHGGSMARDHAVKALNRQHIPFRMSYESPSYLGLLSMVEAGLAVAPLARCCVPDHLVQLSESHGLPPLGELEVVLARSAQSARPPCDYLAEQILGEWRT, encoded by the coding sequence ATGAAAAAGCTCGACCTCGATGTGCTGGCGATGGTGGTGGCCGTGGCGGAGTCCGGATCGTTCGCGCAGGGCGCGCAGGCCGTGCATCGGTCGCCGTCGGCGGTGAGCATGCAGATCAAGACGCTGGAAGACGCGCTCGGCAAGCCGCTGTTCATCCGCGATACGCGCAACGTGACGGCGACCGACGACGGCAGGATGCTCGCCGAATACGGCCGCCGGATGCTGGCGATGCGCGACGAGGCGTGGGCGTCGGTCGTGCGCCCGGAGATCCGCGGCCGCGTGACGATCGGCGTGCCGGACGATTACATCTCGTCGCTGCTGCCGCAGGTGCTCGGCAAATTCGCCGCGACGCATCCGCGCGTCGAAGTGCGCGTGATCGGCCAGCCGAGCAGCGCGCTCGTGCCGATGCTGAAGGACAACACGGTCGATCTCGCGTGTCTCACGCGGATCAAGGGCGTGACTGGCGAGCTGATCCGGATGGAGCCGATCGTCTGGACCGGATCGCCGAAACGCAACGTGTGGGAGGAGCGGCCGCTGCCGGTCGCCTTTTTCACGCACGGCGGCAGCATGGCGCGCGACCATGCGGTCAAGGCGCTGAACCGGCAGCACATCCCGTTCCGCATGTCGTACGAAAGCCCGAGTTACCTCGGGCTGCTCAGCATGGTGGAGGCCGGCCTCGCGGTCGCGCCGCTCGCGCGCTGCTGCGTGCCCGACCATCTCGTCCAGCTTTCGGAGAGCCACGGGCTGCCGCCGCTGGGCGAACTCGAGGTCGTGCTCGCGCGCAGCGCGCAATCCGCGCGCCCGCCGTGCGACTACCTCGCCGAGCAGATTCTCGGCGAATGGCGCACCTGA
- a CDS encoding DNA-binding protein: MCAMAYTEFQQELKKAQLTSREFARLIRMNESSITNYSSKGTVPSHLAVIAKLIGTLAAHEIDFRRVIRQMRIEPKRPRGVGVFPAADKPRARKTAKADS; encoded by the coding sequence ATGTGTGCAATGGCGTATACCGAATTTCAGCAGGAGTTGAAAAAAGCGCAGCTGACGTCGCGCGAATTCGCGCGTCTGATCCGGATGAACGAAAGCTCGATCACGAACTATTCGAGCAAGGGCACGGTCCCGTCCCACCTCGCGGTCATCGCGAAACTGATCGGCACGCTGGCCGCGCACGAGATCGACTTCCGGCGCGTGATCCGGCAGATGCGGATCGAACCGAAACGGCCGCGCGGCGTCGGCGTGTTTCCGGCGGCCGACAAGCCGCGCGCGCGGAAAACCGCGAAAGCCGATTCCTGA
- a CDS encoding nitroreductase, producing the protein MNRPDKSSKARAALDQLFSGVAPSDAQRASRPGNPFEAAGDEGGAAVDGRGRVEVTLSTRIQLRGYPDANAFMKRMAEAWGLEWGMYDSVRAIASLPVGWRARRLPEVTQIVDGHDVLRAESSLQGGEMSYLKVNPRYYIDARKGFGWGKSSKASDDPDLDGPDWNCFVIDREKSIEVHELTTSSLKADMDNARATLLKWLDENYPKHRDPFAYWTDCEGAK; encoded by the coding sequence ATGAACAGGCCAGACAAGTCGTCGAAAGCGCGTGCAGCGCTCGACCAGCTGTTTTCGGGCGTTGCGCCCTCGGACGCGCAGCGCGCGTCGCGCCCGGGCAATCCGTTCGAAGCGGCGGGAGACGAGGGAGGCGCTGCTGTCGACGGTCGCGGCCGGGTCGAAGTCACGCTGTCGACCCGAATCCAGTTGCGCGGCTATCCGGATGCGAACGCGTTCATGAAGCGCATGGCCGAAGCCTGGGGGCTGGAGTGGGGGATGTACGACAGCGTCCGGGCCATCGCGTCGCTGCCCGTCGGGTGGCGCGCGCGCCGGCTTCCGGAAGTCACGCAGATCGTCGACGGGCACGACGTGCTGCGCGCCGAAAGCAGCCTGCAGGGCGGCGAGATGTCGTACCTGAAAGTGAACCCGCGCTACTACATCGACGCCCGCAAGGGGTTCGGCTGGGGCAAGTCGTCGAAGGCGTCGGACGATCCGGATCTGGACGGCCCCGACTGGAACTGCTTCGTGATCGATCGCGAAAAATCGATCGAAGTGCACGAACTGACGACCTCGTCGTTGAAGGCCGACATGGACAACGCCCGCGCGACGTTGCTGAAATGGCTCGACGAGAACTACCCCAAACATCGCGATCCTTTTGCGTACTGGACGGACTGCGAAGGGGCAAAGTAA